A window of the Tachyglossus aculeatus isolate mTacAcu1 chromosome 2, mTacAcu1.pri, whole genome shotgun sequence genome harbors these coding sequences:
- the AHR gene encoding aryl hydrocarbon receptor: MNSANVTYACRKRRKPVQKTVKPTPSEGAKSNPSKRHRDRLNTELDRLASLLPFPQDVISKLDKLSVLRLSVSYLRAKSFFDVALKSSNCIQSDKNGINDSCRTKQGDSLNLQEGELLLQALNGFVLVVTTDALVFYASSTIQDYLGFQQSDVIHQSVFELIHTEDRPEFQRQLHWALNPIQYADPGQRLPEGSDLSQPATYYNPEQLPPENSSFMERCFICRLRCLLDNSSGFLAMNFQGRLKFLHGQNKKGKDGTTIAPQLALFAVATPLQPPSILEIRTKNFIFRTKHKLDFTPTGCDAKGKIVLGYSEAELCMRGSGYQFVHAADMLYCAENHIRMIKTGESGMTVFRLLTKENRWAWVQANARLVYKNGRPDYIIATQRPLTDEEGMEHLRKRNLKLPFMFATGEAVLYEVTFPFPALMDPLQVRMKGGTAKEPAAKSTLNSESLHPSSLLGAMLRQDESVYLCPPAPSALPLERSFLNAAPDELSRILASDWQDDLVPVGDGNVAKREPTERPPETERPPDGQHQEGLFAESKNSDLYNIMENLGIDFEDIKHMQQDEEFFRAEIPRGDDLGDIDITDEILTYVQESLNKSSFLYSGFQQPPPGTPNSSCMVQERLQQEQLQQKQAVEQQQQLCQRMKHMQVNGVFPNWCPSGSRPFPFTAQEPQQYAFSDTQGPPQDFPYKSEVPSYACGQEFIPYNQPPPILPPPANFTPLDFPVGNFEHSSYPGTTDLGGYVGCLQQVPGGQQCDLNSQPPMATSQPCYAGAVSMFQCQSEPQPATVDQMQYNPMVSAPHSLLNKFQNGLSRGILNEAYPAQLNGLSNAQTTAQLQSLGHHRAPEPSPFPDLASNGFL, encoded by the exons ttgCATTAAAATCATCCAACTGTATCCAGTCGGACAAAAATGGCATTAATGATAGCTGCAGAACAAAACAGGGGGACAGCCTAAATCTACAAGAAGGAGAACTCTTATTACAG GCTTTAAATGGCTTTGTGCTGGTTGTTACAACTGATGCTTTGGTCTTTTATGCGTCATCTACTATCCAGGACTACCTTGGCTTCCAACAA TCAGATGTTATTCATCAGAGCGTATTTGAACTTATCCACACTGAAGACAGGCCTGAATTTCAGCGTCAGCTTCACTGGGCATTAAACCCCATACAGTATGCAGACCCAGGGCAAAGACTGCCAG AAGGTAGTGATCTTTCACAACCAGCAACTTATTATAACCCAGAACAGCTTCCTCCAGAGAATTCTTCTTTTATGGAAAGATGCTTCATCTGTCGGTTAAGATGCCTCCTAGATAATTCATCTGGGTTCTTG GCTATGAATTTTCAAGGACGCCTAAAATTCCTGCATGGGCAGAACAAGAAAGGGAAGGATGGGACCACAATTGCCCCACAATTGGCCTTGTTTGCAGTAGCAACTCCGCTTCAACCTCCATCTATACTAGAAATCCGAACTAAAAATTTCATCTTCAGGACTAAGCACAAATTAGACTTCACTCCGACGGGCTGTGATGCCAA AGGAAAAATTGTCCTGGGATACTCTGAAGCAGAGTTATGCATGAGAGGATCTGGATATCAATTTGTTCACGCGGCCGACATGCTTTACTGTGCTGAGAACCATATCCGGA TGATAAAGACTGGCGAGAGTGGAATGACTGTCTTCAGACTTCTTACCAAAGAGAATAGGTGGGCTTGGGTTCAAGCCAACGCACGCTTAGTGTACAAAAACGGAAGACCCGATTATATAATTGCAACTCAGCGGCCCCTTAC AGATGAAGAAGGAATGGAGCATTTACGAAAGCGAAACTTGAAGCTGCCTTTCATGTTTGCCACGGGCGAGGCTGTGCTGTACGAAGTGACCTTTCCCTTCCCCGCCCTGATGGATCCCCTGCAGGTGCGGATGAAAGGTGGCACCGCGAAGGAGCCAGCCGCCAAATCCACGCTCAACTCAGAGTCCCTTCACCCCAGCTCCCTCCTGGGGGCCATGCTAAGGCAAGATGAGTCCGTGTACCTCTGCCCTCCGGCTCCCAGCGCTCTCCCCCTCGAGAGGAGCTTTTTGAACGCGGCGCCGGACGAACTGAGCCGTATCCTGGCTAGCGACTGGCAGGACGACCTAGTGCCAGTGGGCGACGGAAATGTCGCGAAGCGGGAGCCCACCGAGCGCCCTCCAGAAACCGAACGCCCTCCGGACGGCCAACACCAAGAGGGGCTCTTCGCGGAGAGCAAAAACAGCGATCTGTACAACATCATGGAAAACCTGGGCATTGATTTTGAAGACATCAAACACATGCAGCAGGATGAGGAGTTCTTTAGAGCCGAAATTCCCCGGGGGGATGACCTCGGCGACATTGACATAACGGATGAGATCCTGACCTACGTTCAGGAGTCTTTAAATAAATCCTCGTTTTTGTATTCGGGTTTCCAGCAgccgccccccgggacccccaactCTAGCTGCATGGTACAGGAACGGTTGCAACAGGAACAGCTGCAGCAGAAACAAGCAGTGGAGCAGCAGCAACAACTGTGTCAGAGGATGAAGCACATGCAAGTCAACGGCGTGTTTCCCAATTGGTGCCCCTCCGGGAGCAGGCCTTTTCCCTTCACCGCCCAAGAACCCCAACAGTACGCTTTCTCAGACACGCAGGGCCCTCCTCAGGACTTCCCTTACAAATCCGAAGTCCCATCTTacgcctgtgggcaggaatttatcCCCTACAATCAGCCGCCACCCATTCTACCCCCACCTGCAAACTTTACCCCGTTGGACTTCCCGGTGGGAAACTTCGAACACTCATCCTACCCTGGGACTACCGATTTAGGAGGTTACGTCGGTTGTTTGCAGCAAGTCCCCGGGGGCCAGCAGTGTGACCTGAACTCACAGCCGCCCATGgccacctctcagccctgctaTGCCGGTGCTGTGTCTATGTTCCAGTGCCAGTCCGAACCTCAGCCTGCCACTGTCGATCAAATGCAATACAACCCCATGGTCTCAGCCCCACACTCCTTATTAAATAAG TTCCAGAATGGTTTAAGCCGAGGAATATTAAATGAAGCCTATCCAGCTCAATTGAACGGCCTCAGTAACGCTCAGACGACCGCACAGCTTCAGTCACTTGGTCATCACCGTGCACCAGAGCCCAGCCCTTTTCCAGACTTGGCCTCTAACGGGTTCCTGTGA